In Raphanus sativus cultivar WK10039 chromosome 5, ASM80110v3, whole genome shotgun sequence, the following proteins share a genomic window:
- the LOC108860144 gene encoding transcription factor MYB15: MGRAPCCEKMGLNRGPWTPEEDQILISFIHKHGHSNWRALPKQAGLLRCGKSCRLRWMNYLKPDIKRGNFTKEEEASIISLHQILGNRWSAIAAKLPGRTDNEIKNVWHTHLKKRLEDYQPAKPKTSNKKKATKPKAQSLPTKLNSTRRELELANSSNPSFESLFSASTSTSDAVSSVTLMSHEGHNNEAKMDKKSGDINIAYQDCCSFENFGADIDESFWNQTLYSKDESNYVLNLEAAGLDEIQQEFQQLDPVEKKMVFDSEMDFWFDVLARTGGEQDLLAGLLIN; encoded by the exons ATGGGAAGAGCTCCATGCTGTGAGAAAATGGGGTTGAACAGAGGCCCATGGACGCCTGAAGAAGATCAAATCTTGATATCTTTTATCCACAAACATGGCCACAGTAACTGGCGAGCGCTCCCTAAGCAAGCTG GTCTTTTGAGATGTGGAAAAAGCTGTAGACTTAGGTGGATGAACTATTTAAAACCTGATATTAAAAGAGGCAATTTCACCAAAGAAGAGGAGGCTTCTATCATTAGCTTGCACCAAATCCTTGGCAATAG ATGGTCAGCGATTGCAGCAAAATTGCCAGGAAGAACGGATAATGAGATTAAGAACGTATGGCACACTCACTTGAAGAAAAGACTCGAAGATTATCAACCCGCTAAACCTAAAACATCCAATAAAAAGAAGGCTACTAAACCTAAAGCTCAATCTTTACCGACGAAATTGAACAGTACAAGACGAGAACTGGAGCTCGCAAACTCATCAAACCCTTCTTTTGAAAGCTTGTTCTCGGCATCAACATCAACAAGTGATGCGGTTTCTTCGGTGACACTCATGAGCCACGAAGGCCATAACAACGAGGCTAAGATGGATAAAAAATCGGGAGACATCAATATTGCGTATCAAGATTGTTGTTCCTTCGAAAATTTTGGAGCAGACATCGACGAGAGCTTCTGGAATCAGACGCTTTATAGCAAGGATGAAAGCAACTACGTACTGAATCTTGAAGCGGCTGGTTTAGACGAGATACAACAAGAGTTTCAGCAGTTAGACCCAGTTGAGAAAAAGATGGTTTTCGACAGTGAGATGGACTTTTGGTTCGATGTATTGGCGAGAACTGGAGGGGAACAAGATCTATTAGCTGGGCTTCTAATTAACTGA